A genomic stretch from Primulina huaijiensis isolate GDHJ02 chromosome 14, ASM1229523v2, whole genome shotgun sequence includes:
- the LOC140956462 gene encoding transcription factor PCL1-like has translation MGDQLRIDEDDGVAEWEAGLPSADQLASLSLSLIPADLASAFRILPEPLRTADDVDRASQSTLTSLRDVKPVSYRVDDCCEVDEQEGSDPKKSRVMNPIEEQAGGDCMDDQSTDVAEKAVNKLRLVWTPQLHKRFVEVVAHLGLKNAVPKTIMQLMNVEGLTRENVASHLQKYRLYVKRMQGWSDESSPSSNHLFASSEATSNGGGPIHGNGNENRLRYSGESGNHEASNGRIPTQMPYPLPPHFTPIPIMAMAAESVNSGYHGIQQKHNNMIMMQQQRDWPGNMYNSHPYHAMNQNQK, from the coding sequence ATGGGTGATCAGCTGAGGATTGATGAGGATGATGGAGTGGCGGAATGGGAGGCCGGGCTTCCCTCCGCCGACCAACTGGCGTCATTGTCTCTGTCTTTGATACCGGCGGATCTGGCTTCGGCGTTTAGAATTTTGCCGGAGCCGCTGCGGACAGCGGATGATGTTGACCGTGCCTCACAGTCTACTCTTACCTCCCTTCGTGATGTTAAGCCTGTTAGTTATCGCGTGGATGATTGCTGCGAGGTGGACGAACAAGAAGGATCCGACCCGAAGAAGAGCCGGGTGATGAACCCAATTGAGGAACAGGCTGGTGGTGATTGCATGGATGACCAGTCGACGGACGTGGCGGAGAAAGCCGTGAATAAATTGCGGCTTGTGTGGACCCCTCAGCTGCACAAGCGATTCGTGGAAGTGGTTGCGCACTTGGGGTTAAAGAACGCGGTGCCGAAGACGATCATGCAGCTCATGAACGTCGAGGGTCTGACTAGGGAGAATGTTGCGAGTCATTTACAGAAGTACAGATTATATGTCAAGAGGATGCAGGGGTGGTCCGACGAGAGCTCCCCTTCGTCAAATCATTTATTTGCTTCAAGTGAAGCGACATCCAACGGCGGTGGTCCCATCCATGGTAATGGAAATGAAAACCGACTTCGCTACAGTGGTGAAAGTGGAAATCATGAAGCGAGTAATGGTAGAATACCGACTCAGATGCCATATCCGCTGCCTCCGCACTTTACGCCCATTCCAATCATGGCAATGGCGGCGGAGAGTGTTAACTCCGGGTATCATGGAATTCAGCAGAAGCATAATAATATGATTATGATGCAGCAGCAAAGAGACTGGCCTGGAAACATGTATAATAGTCATCCATATCATGCTATGAATCAAAATCAGAAGTAA
- the LOC140956558 gene encoding DNA-directed RNA polymerase II subunit RPB7 translates to MFFHIVLERNMQLHPRHFGRDLRDKLVAKLMKDVEGTCSGRHGFIVAITGIESVGKGLIRDGTGFVTFPVKYQCVVFRPFKGEIVEAVVTMVNKMGFFAEAGPVQIFVSNHLIPDDMEFQSGDMPNYTTSDGSVKIQKDSEVRLKIIGTRVDATEIFCIGTIKDDFLGVISDPGATS, encoded by the exons ATGTTTTTTCACATAGTATTGGAGCGGAACATGCAGCTGCATCCTCGCCACTTCGGCCGTGACCTACGGGATAAGCTCGTGGCCAAGCTCATGAAGGACGTCGAAGGGACTTGCAG CGGTCGCCATGGGTTCATTGTGGCGATTACTGGCATTGAAAGTGTAGGGAAGGGATTAATTCGTGATGGAACGGGATTTGTCACGTTTCCTGTAAAGTATCAGTGTGTTGTTTTTCGACCCTTTAAAGGAGAGATCGTGGAAGCCGTTGTTACAATGGTTAATAAG ATGGGTTTTTTTGCTGAAGCAGGTCCCGTACAAATTTTCGTGTCCAATCAT TTGATACCAGATGATATGGAGTTTCAATCTGGGGACATGCCTAATTACACAACTTCAGATGGTTCT GTCAAAATTCAGAAAGACAGCGAAGTTAGGCTGAAGATAATCGGAACCCGGGTTGATGCCACAGAAATT TTTTGTATTGGCACCATAAAAGATGACTTTTTGGGTGTGATTAGCGATCCAGGCGCGACCTCATAA
- the LOC140956461 gene encoding D-xylose-proton symporter-like 3, chloroplastic — translation MALTYAPPSFNLRLTKTHSKTPLCNSVKSTRTTGTRAGGDPFNLCPQSRSFFTEERRFRMPYLLSAAKPSLFKVRASSGEAKSEAAQQEVFSWSSVILPFVFPALGGLLFGYDIGATSGATISLQSPELSGTTWFDLSAVQLGLVVSGSLYGALLGSLIVYPLADFLGRRRELIIASLLYLSGSLLTAYAPGLEVLLIARLVYGLGIGMAMHGAPLYIAETCPSQIRGTLISLKELFIVLGILLGYFVGSFEIDAVGGWRYMYGFSAPIAFFMGLGMLSLPPSPRWLLLKAIRGKGSLQEYKEKAILALRKLRGGSVDDKVSEKQIEDTLISLKSAYSDQESEGNLLEVFQGPSLKAFIIGGGLVLFQQITGQPSVLYYAGSILQSAGFSAAADAAKLSVVIGVFKLLMTGVAVLKVDDLGRRPLLIGGVGGLATSLLLLSAYYQFLGEFPFVAVAALLLYVGCYQISFGPISWLMVSEIFPLRTRGKGISLAVLTNFGSNAIVTFAFYPLKELLGAGNLFLLFGAIAVLAVVFVTVYVPETKGLSLEEIESKISK, via the exons ATGGCTTTGACTTATGCTCCTCCTTCGTTCAACCTCCGTCTCACAAAGACCCACTCAAAGACCCCCTTGTGCAATTCCGTGAAATCTACTCGTACTACTGGTACACGTGCAGGTGGAGACCCTTTTAATCTGTGTCCCCAAAGCCGCTCGTTTTTTACCGAGGAAAGAAGATTTAGAATGCCTTATTTGCTCTCAGCTGCCAAACCCAGTTTGTTTAAG GTTAGAGCTTCGTCGGGGGAAGCTAAATCTGAAGCTGCACAACAAGAAGTTTTTTCTTGGTCTTCTGTTATCTTACC ATTTGTGTTCCCTGCATTGGGTGGTTTATTATTTGGCTATGATATTGGTGCTACCTCCGGAGCTACCATCTCATTGCAG TCACCTGAACTAAGTGGAACAACTTGGTTTGACCTTTCAGCAGTTCAACTTGGTTTGGTG GTTAGCGGTTCCCTTTATGGAGCTCTTCTTGGTTCTCTCATTGTTTATCCCCTGGCCGATTTCCTTG GAAGGAGGAGAGAACTTATCATTGCATCCCTCTTGTACTTAAGTGGTAGTTTGTTGACTGCCTATGCTCCTGGCCTTGAAGTTCTTTTAATAGCTCGGCTTGTTTATGGTCTGGGGATTGGCATG GCAATGCATGGGGCGCCTCTTTACATAGCAGAAACTTGTCCATCTCAAATTCGGGGAACTTTGATATCTCTAAAGGAGCTTTTCATAGTTCTAGGGATATTG TTGGGCTATTTCGTTGGTAGTTTTGAAATTGATGCTGTTGGAGGGTGGCGTTATATGTATGGATTCAGTGCCCCAATTGCCTTTTTTATGGGGTTAGGTATGTTGAGTCTGCCGCCATCTCCACGTTGGTTACTTCTCAAGGCAATTCGAGGCAAAGGGTCCTTACAAGAATACAAAGAGAAGGCTATCCTTGCGTTGAGAAAACTAAGAGGCGGATCTGTTGATGACAAAGTATCTGAGAAGCAAATCGAGGATACACTCATCTCTCTAAAATCTGCTTATAGTGATCAGGAATCAGAGGGAAATTTACTTGAGGTGTTCCAGGGACCAAGTCTGAAAGCCTTTATAATTGGAGGTGGATTGGTTCTATTTCAGCAG ATCACTGGGCAACCAAGTGTTCTGTACTACGCAGGCTCCATTCTTCAG AGTGCTGGATTCTCTGCAGCTGCTGATGCCGCAAAACTCTCAGTCGTCATCGGTGTGTTTAAG TTGCTTATGACTGGAGTTGCCGTTCTGAAGGTTGATGATCTTGGGAGAAGACCGCTGCTGATCGGAGGTGTCGGCGGGCTT GCCACCTCGCTACTGCTGCTTTCAGCTTACTACCAATTCCTTGGGGAGTTTCCTTTTGTTGCTGTGGCTGCTTTACTCCTCTATGTGGGCTGCTATCAG atATCTTTCGGGCCTATCAGTTGGCTTATGGTATCAGAGATATTCCCGCTTCGCACTAGAGGAAAGGGTATTAGTCTTGCAGTGCTCACAAATTTTGGCTCAAATGCCATAGTGACCTTTGCTTTCTACCCTCTAAAG GAGTTACTGGGAGCAGGGAATCTATTTCTTCTGTTTGGGGCGATTGCGGTACTTGCTGTTGTGTTTGTGACAGTATATGTTCCTGAGACCAAAGGCTTGAGCTTAGAAGAAATTGAATCCAAAATTTCGAAGTGA